One genomic window of Hymenobacter sp. J193 includes the following:
- a CDS encoding RICIN domain-containing protein, whose translation MNTPTFLKALRTGVRRGRHLLPVLLASLGLSQQADAQSFLRADGQRIVNASNQEVILNGMNLGNWAVQEGYMMKVGWPGATINGTTKQTQGAVKKTLYNAGMSDAAVETFYQNYRANFITKPDLDYIASKGFNCVRLPLHYELFLTPAQRAVRSSVMRGTVSYDSYVSQLTGWYNNNQLFTDPNNMAALAMIDNTLAWAQANNMYVVLDMHAVPGSQGTDANIADQIVANDLWNRQINQDVLDRLWRFVSNRYKNDARVAMYDLINEPNNYPNNQKIHDVQQRLINSIRSQGDNHLILVEGNGWGNDYNYMEPFTFSNRSNLVYNSHRYSGTGYEMDNGVNSTGGGANDLRFIGNLRNFRSTHNVPIWIGETGENNDNWMRDAAKNLNSVGIGWCHWTYKRFENISNPAFMHINPPYVVDGPAGLNQVLTNIRFANCVPNTTVAAVSPNQNGIVNYPGGGNYNGTTATPSGPAIGRIYEISSKNGGKALEVSNNSQVNGGRVQQWTWVAAASQKWKLVDAGGGYVRIVNLNSNKSLDIAGPSTADGAKAHQWDWLTQDSQYWKIESNGDGTYRLINKFSGKALDVENGSTADGAAAHQWTWGGYNSQRWWFSDQGAARTALATVSPEADARLQLYPTTVQDQLTFDYTAPKAQKLQIQLVDVLGRSVLSGPDRAVQAGLNHFSFAVASLPPGVYSLRVGTPEGLLQRRLLIGR comes from the coding sequence ATGAACACCCCTACCTTTCTCAAGGCCCTGCGCACTGGTGTGCGGCGCGGCCGGCACCTGCTGCCCGTGCTCCTGGCCAGCCTGGGCCTCAGCCAGCAAGCCGATGCCCAAAGCTTTCTGCGCGCCGACGGGCAGCGCATCGTGAATGCCAGCAACCAGGAAGTTATCCTGAATGGGATGAACCTGGGAAACTGGGCCGTGCAGGAGGGCTACATGATGAAAGTGGGCTGGCCTGGGGCCACGATAAATGGCACCACCAAGCAGACGCAGGGCGCAGTAAAAAAGACCCTCTACAACGCGGGCATGAGCGACGCGGCGGTGGAAACCTTCTACCAGAACTACCGCGCCAACTTCATTACCAAGCCCGACCTCGACTACATTGCCTCCAAGGGCTTTAACTGCGTGCGGCTGCCCCTGCACTACGAGCTGTTTCTGACGCCCGCCCAACGGGCCGTGCGCAGCAGCGTGATGCGCGGCACTGTGAGCTACGACTCCTACGTGAGCCAGCTCACGGGCTGGTACAACAACAACCAGCTCTTCACCGACCCCAACAACATGGCCGCGCTGGCCATGATTGACAACACCCTGGCCTGGGCCCAGGCCAACAACATGTACGTGGTGCTGGACATGCACGCCGTGCCCGGCTCCCAGGGCACCGATGCCAACATTGCCGACCAGATTGTGGCCAACGACCTTTGGAACCGCCAGATCAACCAGGACGTGCTGGACCGGCTGTGGCGCTTCGTGTCGAACCGCTATAAGAACGACGCCCGGGTGGCCATGTACGACCTCATCAACGAGCCGAACAACTACCCCAACAACCAGAAGATTCACGACGTGCAGCAGCGCCTGATTAACTCCATCCGGAGCCAGGGCGACAACCACCTGATTTTGGTGGAAGGCAACGGCTGGGGCAACGACTACAACTACATGGAGCCGTTTACTTTCTCCAACCGCTCCAACCTGGTGTACAACTCGCACCGCTACAGCGGCACGGGCTATGAGATGGACAACGGCGTGAACTCCACCGGTGGTGGGGCCAACGACCTGCGCTTTATCGGCAACCTGCGCAACTTCCGCTCTACCCACAACGTGCCCATCTGGATTGGCGAAACCGGCGAGAACAACGACAACTGGATGCGCGACGCCGCCAAGAACCTGAACTCGGTGGGCATCGGCTGGTGCCACTGGACGTACAAGCGCTTCGAGAACATCAGCAACCCGGCCTTCATGCACATCAACCCACCCTACGTGGTGGACGGGCCCGCCGGCCTGAACCAGGTGCTGACCAACATCCGCTTCGCCAACTGCGTGCCCAACACGACGGTGGCCGCCGTATCGCCCAACCAGAATGGCATTGTGAACTACCCCGGCGGCGGCAACTACAACGGCACCACCGCTACGCCCAGCGGCCCGGCTATTGGCCGCATCTACGAAATCAGCTCCAAGAACGGCGGCAAGGCCCTGGAGGTATCGAACAACTCACAGGTAAACGGCGGCCGGGTGCAGCAGTGGACCTGGGTGGCTGCGGCCAGCCAGAAGTGGAAGCTGGTGGATGCTGGCGGCGGCTACGTGCGCATCGTAAACCTGAACAGCAACAAGAGCCTGGACATTGCCGGCCCCTCTACGGCCGATGGCGCCAAGGCGCACCAGTGGGACTGGCTGACCCAGGACAGCCAGTACTGGAAGATTGAAAGCAACGGCGACGGTACCTACCGCCTCATAAATAAGTTTAGCGGCAAGGCCCTGGACGTGGAAAATGGCTCCACTGCTGACGGCGCGGCCGCGCACCAGTGGACCTGGGGCGGCTACAACAGCCAGCGCTGGTGGTTCTCGGACCAGGGCGCGGCCCGCACGGCCCTGGCTACCGTGTCGCCCGAGGCTGACGCGCGTCTGCAGCTGTACCCTACCACGGTGCAGGACCAGCTCACGTTCGACTACACGGCGCCTAAAGCCCAGAAATTACAGATTCAGTTGGTAGATGTACTGGGCCGGTCCGTACTTTCGGGTCCGGACCGCGCGGTGCAGGCCGGCCTCAACCACTTCTCGTTTGCCGTGGCCTCACTCCCTCCGGGCGTATACAGCCTGCGCGTAGGCACTCCTGAGGGCCTGCTGCAACGGCGCCTGCTCATTGGCCGCTAA
- a CDS encoding glycoside hydrolase family 30 beta sandwich domain-containing protein translates to MSTKFFSVLLLAALSATGAVAQKAAKPAAKPTTKPATKAPTYSAVGRKVQVFTTAASTNQRLAAAGELSFQPLPQPLETQVCVFIDPNHTFQTVLGIGGALTDASAETFAKLPKAVQQEFMRAYYNPKEGIGYTLARTTIASSDFSTAPYDYIADKDESLKTFSVKHDEQYRIPFIKQAIAAAGGKLTMYVAPWSPPAWMKDNSNRLKGGKLLPKYRQAWADHYVKFIKEYERQGIPIWGLSTQNEPMAVQTWESCVFTAEEERDFIKGYLGPTLKKSGLGDRKLIAWDHNRDQVYQRASTILDDPEAAQYVWGVGYHWYETWTGSSMMFDNVRRVRETYPSKNLLLTEACIEKFDFNKVNDWALGEKYGYSMINDFNNGNVGWTDWNILLDEQGGPNHVKNFCYAPLIGDTRTGKLIYTNIYYYIGHFSKFIRPGAKRISSATTRDWLQTTAFQNTDGSVAVVVMNSSDKQQDFSLWLNGQAAPAVSLPHSISTFVVK, encoded by the coding sequence ATGTCTACCAAGTTTTTTTCCGTTCTCCTGCTGGCGGCTTTGTCGGCCACGGGAGCAGTAGCGCAGAAAGCCGCCAAACCGGCCGCCAAGCCTACGACCAAGCCGGCCACGAAAGCGCCAACCTACTCGGCCGTGGGCCGCAAGGTGCAGGTCTTTACCACGGCCGCCAGCACCAACCAGCGCCTGGCCGCCGCCGGTGAGCTAAGCTTCCAGCCGCTGCCGCAGCCTCTGGAAACCCAGGTATGCGTGTTCATTGACCCCAACCACACCTTCCAGACGGTTTTGGGCATTGGCGGGGCCCTCACCGATGCCTCAGCCGAAACCTTTGCCAAGCTGCCAAAAGCAGTTCAGCAGGAGTTTATGCGGGCTTACTACAACCCAAAGGAAGGTATTGGCTACACCCTGGCCCGCACTACCATTGCCAGCTCCGACTTCTCAACGGCACCCTACGACTACATAGCTGACAAGGACGAGAGCCTGAAAACCTTCAGCGTCAAGCACGACGAGCAGTACCGCATTCCCTTCATCAAGCAGGCTATTGCCGCCGCCGGCGGTAAGCTAACCATGTACGTGGCTCCCTGGAGCCCACCAGCCTGGATGAAGGACAACAGCAACCGTCTCAAGGGCGGCAAGCTGCTACCCAAGTACCGCCAAGCCTGGGCCGACCACTATGTCAAGTTCATCAAAGAGTATGAGCGCCAGGGTATACCCATATGGGGACTGAGCACTCAGAATGAGCCCATGGCTGTGCAGACGTGGGAATCCTGCGTGTTTACGGCCGAGGAGGAGCGCGACTTTATCAAGGGATATCTGGGCCCGACCCTGAAGAAAAGCGGCCTGGGCGACCGGAAGCTCATTGCCTGGGACCACAACCGTGACCAGGTGTACCAGCGCGCCAGTACCATCCTAGACGACCCCGAAGCCGCTCAGTACGTGTGGGGCGTGGGCTACCACTGGTACGAAACCTGGACCGGCAGTTCCATGATGTTCGACAACGTGCGCCGCGTGCGCGAAACATACCCCAGCAAGAATCTATTGCTCACCGAGGCCTGCATCGAGAAGTTCGATTTCAACAAGGTGAACGACTGGGCCCTTGGCGAGAAGTACGGTTACTCGATGATCAACGACTTCAACAACGGCAACGTGGGCTGGACTGACTGGAACATCCTGCTCGACGAACAGGGTGGGCCTAACCACGTCAAGAACTTCTGCTACGCGCCACTAATCGGCGACACCCGCACTGGTAAGCTGATCTACACCAACATCTACTACTACATCGGGCACTTCTCCAAGTTCATCCGGCCCGGGGCCAAGCGCATCAGCAGCGCCACCACGCGCGACTGGCTGCAGACCACGGCCTTCCAGAATACCGACGGCTCGGTGGCTGTGGTAGTGATGAACAGCTCCGACAAGCAGCAGGACTTCTCGCTCTGGCTCAATGGCCAGGCCGCTCCGGCCGTGAGTTTGCCGCATTCCATCAGTACGTTTGTGGTAAAGTAG
- a CDS encoding LacI family DNA-binding transcriptional regulator, translating into MAAPRQKISIRDIAQQLGLSTSTVSRGLANHKDISEATKEKIRQAAQELNYRPNQLAAALRKGHSKTLGVIVPHINGYFFPAVMNGIEKVATQEGFTLMMCQSNEDVRRERQNIDALLAAQVEGILMSVSATTFQETQHLEQVRLQGTPLVFFDRMPELPNTMAVILDDYQGAYQATTHLIEQGCTRIAHLAGPQHLNTSRNRFLGYKAALEAHGLPFDEQWVYALPSLTHDAGRLGIQHLLALEPELNGVFAAYAIPSVGALEVLREKNLRVPQDIALACFSNEPFTTMTQPRLTVVDQRAEQMGETAVRLFLQLLKRGPAYSPPHLMLKPELVIRDSSLHRSRESRIA; encoded by the coding sequence ATGGCTGCTCCCCGGCAAAAAATTTCGATTCGCGACATTGCCCAGCAACTCGGGCTGTCGACCTCCACCGTGTCGCGCGGGCTGGCCAATCACAAGGACATCAGCGAAGCCACGAAGGAGAAAATCCGCCAGGCGGCGCAGGAGCTTAACTACCGGCCCAACCAGCTGGCGGCGGCCCTGCGCAAAGGCCACAGCAAAACCCTGGGCGTGATTGTACCCCATATCAACGGCTACTTTTTTCCGGCCGTGATGAACGGCATCGAGAAAGTTGCCACCCAGGAAGGCTTCACCCTGATGATGTGCCAGTCGAACGAAGATGTGCGCCGGGAGCGGCAGAATATCGACGCGCTGCTGGCCGCGCAGGTGGAGGGCATTCTGATGTCGGTGTCGGCCACCACGTTTCAGGAAACCCAGCACCTGGAGCAGGTGCGCCTGCAAGGCACGCCGCTGGTATTTTTCGACCGGATGCCCGAGCTGCCCAACACCATGGCGGTGATTCTGGACGATTACCAGGGCGCCTACCAGGCTACCACGCACCTTATTGAGCAGGGCTGCACGCGCATTGCCCACCTGGCCGGTCCGCAACATCTGAACACCAGCCGCAACCGTTTCCTGGGCTATAAAGCCGCCCTCGAAGCCCACGGTCTGCCCTTCGACGAGCAGTGGGTTTACGCGCTGCCCTCCCTTACCCACGACGCCGGCCGCCTCGGCATTCAGCACCTGCTGGCTTTGGAGCCTGAGCTCAACGGCGTGTTTGCGGCCTACGCCATTCCCTCGGTGGGGGCGCTGGAGGTGCTGCGCGAAAAAAACCTGCGCGTACCTCAGGATATTGCTCTGGCCTGCTTTAGCAATGAGCCCTTCACCACGATGACGCAGCCCCGCCTGACGGTGGTGGATCAGCGCGCCGAGCAGATGGGCGAAACCGCCGTGCGCCTGTTTCTGCAGCTGCTCAAGCGCGGTCCGGCTTACTCCCCGCCTCACCTCATGCTCAAGCCCGAGCTGGTTATCCGGGATTCGTCGCTGCACCGCTCCCGGGAATCCCGGATAGCCTAG
- a CDS encoding trans-aconitate 2-methyltransferase, translated as MSDLSAPLPDSGFDRVAAFYDPLARLVFGRSLQRAQLRALAHLPSGAPHVLIIGGGTGWVLPELLRRCPGARVLYLEASGQMLQRAQATLHQHCPAHLSQVQFRVGTEAALQPQEQFDAVLTFFFLDLFDLPRLRPLLARLHQARRAGSPWLLADFAPPRTWWQRGMLRLMYWFFGLTTGISGRQLPPIRAELARLGLHAGPPQYGFGGMVETVIFREA; from the coding sequence ATGTCTGATTTATCTGCTCCTCTCCCCGACTCCGGCTTTGACCGGGTAGCCGCTTTCTACGACCCGCTGGCCCGGCTGGTGTTTGGGCGAAGCCTGCAAAGGGCCCAGCTGCGGGCCCTGGCGCACCTGCCTTCGGGCGCACCGCACGTGCTTATCATCGGGGGAGGTACGGGCTGGGTGCTGCCCGAGCTGCTGCGCCGCTGCCCGGGTGCCCGCGTGCTGTACCTCGAAGCTTCGGGCCAGATGCTGCAGCGTGCCCAGGCCACACTGCACCAGCACTGCCCAGCTCATCTCAGCCAGGTGCAATTCCGGGTGGGCACCGAAGCGGCCTTGCAACCCCAGGAGCAGTTCGATGCGGTGCTTACGTTCTTCTTTCTCGACCTATTTGATCTGCCCCGTCTGCGCCCGCTCCTTGCCCGCCTCCACCAAGCCCGCCGCGCCGGTTCTCCCTGGCTGCTGGCCGATTTTGCCCCTCCCCGCACCTGGTGGCAGCGTGGGATGCTGCGCCTCATGTACTGGTTTTTCGGGCTGACTACCGGCATCAGCGGGCGGCAGCTGCCGCCCATCCGGGCAGAGCTGGCGCGGCTGGGCCTGCACGCCGGGCCGCCGCAGTACGGGTTTGGCGGTATGGTGGAAACGGTCATCTTTCGCGAAGCGTGA
- a CDS encoding M61 family metallopeptidase, whose amino-acid sequence MPKSTVSLLLALAGSLTFGTEALAQAPVRYALSFPNAAHHEAQVQVTFSELPTGQPLRVHMARSSPGRYALHEFAKNIYDVRATDAQGRPLPLTHPDPYSWTVPAHQGTVQFSYTLYGDRTDGTYAGIDAQHAHLNIPATLAYADGLEQRPAEVRFDVPTDWQVATQLQPTGTAGIYTAPHLQYLMDSPTSLGPQKVRSWQEQGKTIELKVLHDGTDAELDAYAEQTKKVVKEAAAIFGGLPDFDFGHYTFVADYLPQASGDGMEHRNSTSLTNPRPLRNGGALDNLGTVSHEFFHAWNVERIRPRDLEPFRFDQANMSNSLWFAEGFTQYYGDLLLRRSGAYSDAKYAAEGLSFLVNDHLNAPGAKRFSPVHMSQQAPFVDAAAAIDPNNRPNTYLSYYTIGGAKALALDLELRQRFKTDLDAFMRAVWQQHGQPQRDFAPARPYSLADLQRILGETTRDTAFAGRFFREHIFGHTLPDFAALLAPAGMVVRKAHAGRPSLGAARLQFSPTNQLTILSATMLGDALYTAGLDRNDQLLKLDGKDIKDQKTFDKLLSKHKPGDVVQVEVRSRGQVRTVPVTLQEDAALEVATAEQAGQQPTAEQLAFRAAWLNGKAK is encoded by the coding sequence ATGCCAAAATCTACCGTTTCTCTCCTGCTGGCCCTGGCCGGGTCCCTGACCTTCGGAACTGAGGCCCTGGCGCAGGCGCCCGTGCGCTACGCCCTGAGCTTCCCCAACGCCGCCCACCACGAGGCCCAGGTGCAGGTTACGTTCAGTGAGCTGCCCACGGGCCAGCCCCTGCGGGTGCACATGGCCCGTTCCTCGCCCGGCCGCTACGCCCTGCACGAGTTTGCCAAAAACATCTATGACGTGCGGGCTACTGACGCCCAGGGTCGTCCCTTGCCCCTCACCCACCCCGACCCGTATTCGTGGACGGTTCCGGCTCACCAGGGCACGGTGCAGTTCAGCTACACGCTCTACGGCGACCGGACCGACGGCACCTACGCGGGCATCGACGCCCAGCACGCCCACCTCAACATCCCGGCTACCCTGGCCTATGCCGATGGCCTGGAGCAGCGCCCCGCCGAAGTGCGCTTTGATGTGCCGACCGACTGGCAGGTAGCTACCCAGCTGCAGCCTACCGGCACGGCCGGCATATATACCGCCCCTCACCTGCAGTACCTCATGGATTCGCCTACTTCCCTGGGGCCGCAGAAGGTGCGCAGCTGGCAGGAGCAGGGCAAAACCATTGAGCTGAAAGTGCTGCACGACGGCACCGACGCCGAGCTGGATGCCTACGCCGAGCAAACCAAAAAAGTAGTGAAAGAAGCCGCCGCCATTTTCGGAGGCCTGCCCGACTTCGACTTCGGGCACTACACCTTCGTGGCGGATTATCTGCCTCAGGCCAGCGGCGACGGGATGGAGCACCGCAACTCCACTTCCCTGACCAACCCGCGCCCCCTGCGCAACGGCGGCGCCCTCGACAACCTGGGCACCGTGTCGCACGAGTTTTTCCATGCCTGGAACGTGGAGCGTATCCGCCCCCGCGACTTGGAGCCGTTTCGCTTCGACCAGGCCAACATGAGCAACAGCCTGTGGTTTGCGGAAGGCTTTACCCAGTACTACGGCGACCTGCTGCTGCGCCGCTCCGGAGCCTACTCCGACGCCAAGTACGCAGCCGAGGGCTTGTCCTTTCTGGTGAATGACCATCTGAACGCGCCCGGCGCCAAGCGGTTTTCGCCGGTGCACATGAGCCAGCAGGCCCCCTTCGTGGATGCCGCCGCCGCCATCGACCCCAACAACCGACCGAATACGTATCTGAGCTACTACACCATCGGCGGAGCCAAGGCCCTGGCGCTGGACCTGGAGCTGCGCCAGCGGTTCAAGACGGACCTCGATGCCTTTATGCGGGCCGTGTGGCAGCAGCACGGCCAACCTCAACGCGACTTTGCCCCGGCCCGGCCCTACTCCCTGGCGGATTTGCAGCGTATCCTGGGCGAAACCACCCGCGACACAGCCTTTGCCGGCCGGTTTTTTCGGGAACATATTTTCGGCCACACCCTGCCCGATTTTGCTGCGCTGCTGGCTCCGGCCGGTATGGTAGTGCGCAAAGCCCACGCCGGCCGCCCGAGCCTGGGAGCTGCCCGGCTGCAGTTTTCTCCCACTAATCAGCTCACCATACTCTCTGCCACCATGCTGGGCGACGCGCTGTATACCGCCGGCCTCGACCGCAACGACCAGCTGCTGAAGCTGGACGGCAAGGACATTAAAGATCAGAAAACTTTTGACAAGCTCTTGAGCAAGCACAAGCCCGGCGACGTGGTGCAGGTGGAAGTTCGCTCCCGCGGGCAGGTGCGCACGGTACCCGTTACCCTGCAGGAAGATGCCGCCCTGGAAGTGGCAACGGCCGAGCAGGCCGGCCAGCAACCCACCGCCGAGCAGCTGGCTTTCCGCGCGGCCTGGCTGAATGGGAAGGCGAAGTAA
- a CDS encoding Bax inhibitor-1/YccA family protein — MDQFIPEEQPEQQLVISAEEAAQVQASFMQQVYTWMAVALALTGGVSLFVGASPAVQELVFGTRFVFLGLVLLELVVVGFLSRNAFEWSVSKTTAAFVGYALLNGITLGVIFLLYTADSIASTFFVTAGTFGVMSLYGYFTGTDLSRWGNLLMMGLLGLIIASVVNIFWLNSLLYTITSYIGVLLFVALTAYDTQKVKSLAFLGYGEEDNSTSQKAAVLGALTLYLDFINLFLFILRIFGRRR; from the coding sequence ATGGATCAATTCATACCCGAAGAGCAACCCGAGCAGCAACTCGTCATCAGTGCTGAGGAAGCTGCCCAGGTGCAGGCCTCGTTTATGCAGCAAGTGTACACCTGGATGGCCGTAGCCCTGGCCCTTACCGGCGGCGTGTCCCTGTTCGTGGGTGCTTCCCCGGCGGTGCAGGAGCTGGTATTTGGCACCCGTTTCGTGTTTCTGGGCCTGGTGCTGCTGGAGCTGGTGGTAGTGGGCTTTCTGTCGCGCAACGCGTTTGAGTGGTCGGTGAGCAAAACCACGGCGGCCTTCGTGGGCTACGCGCTGCTCAACGGCATCACGCTGGGCGTCATTTTCCTGCTCTACACGGCCGATTCCATAGCCTCCACCTTCTTCGTCACGGCCGGCACGTTTGGAGTGATGAGCCTCTACGGCTACTTCACCGGCACCGACCTGTCGCGCTGGGGCAACCTGCTCATGATGGGCCTGCTCGGACTTATTATTGCCTCCGTGGTCAATATCTTCTGGCTGAACTCCCTGCTCTACACCATCACGTCCTACATCGGGGTGCTGCTGTTCGTGGCCCTCACGGCCTACGACACGCAGAAGGTGAAGAGCCTGGCCTTTCTGGGCTACGGCGAGGAAGACAACAGCACAAGCCAGAAAGCCGCTGTGCTGGGCGCCCTCACGCTCTACCTCGATTTCATCAACCTGTTTCTGTTCATCCTGCGCATCTTTGGCCGTCGCCGGTAG
- a CDS encoding MBL fold metallo-hydrolase, with protein MASSPRFVRNPALPTILPQYPGNKMIGREYCNGEALYEPSFGTVLKWQLSKNPQKEEKKADTWVPAVVDCTGFLESREDGLVWLGHASFLLRVAGRTLLFDPVLFSSLGLRRRHPLPCHPEQLTGLDYLLLSHGHRDHLDEQSVKLVARQNPQLQAFGPLGMAGLLRGMAPALPVQEAGWWQSFDLGSEAPFELFYLPASHWHRRGLTDMNQVLWGSFLLRLPEGRTLYFAGDTAMAGHFALIEKQFGPLDVVLLPIGAYKPGYMMQLSHVNPHEAAKAANILRAGHVVPMHHGTFDLSDEPASEPLRTLEQVAAGGMLRGELHAPAVGEVMPWQNWE; from the coding sequence ATGGCTTCCTCCCCGCGCTTTGTCCGAAACCCCGCTCTGCCCACTATTCTGCCCCAGTACCCCGGCAACAAGATGATCGGGCGCGAATACTGCAACGGGGAGGCGCTGTATGAGCCCAGCTTCGGCACCGTCCTTAAATGGCAGCTGAGCAAGAACCCGCAAAAGGAGGAAAAGAAAGCCGATACCTGGGTTCCCGCCGTGGTGGACTGCACCGGTTTTCTCGAAAGCCGGGAAGATGGGCTGGTGTGGCTGGGGCACGCTTCGTTTCTGCTGCGCGTAGCTGGCCGCACCCTGCTCTTCGACCCAGTGCTGTTCTCCTCCCTGGGTTTGCGCCGCCGCCACCCGCTGCCCTGCCACCCCGAGCAACTTACTGGCCTCGACTACCTGCTGCTCAGCCACGGCCACCGCGACCATCTGGATGAGCAGTCGGTGAAGCTGGTGGCCCGGCAGAACCCGCAGCTGCAGGCCTTCGGGCCGCTGGGCATGGCCGGGCTGCTGCGCGGTATGGCCCCGGCGCTGCCGGTCCAGGAAGCCGGCTGGTGGCAGTCGTTCGACCTGGGCTCGGAGGCGCCGTTTGAGCTGTTTTACCTGCCCGCCTCGCACTGGCACCGCCGCGGCCTCACCGATATGAACCAGGTATTGTGGGGCTCCTTCCTGCTCCGCTTGCCCGAGGGTCGCACGCTCTACTTCGCCGGTGATACCGCCATGGCCGGGCATTTCGCGCTGATTGAAAAGCAGTTCGGGCCGCTGGACGTGGTGCTGCTGCCCATTGGGGCCTATAAGCCCGGCTACATGATGCAGCTGAGCCACGTGAACCCGCACGAAGCGGCCAAAGCCGCCAACATCCTGCGCGCCGGCCATGTGGTACCCATGCACCACGGCACCTTCGACCTCAGCGACGAGCCGGCCTCCGAGCCCCTGCGCACCCTGGAGCAGGTGGCGGCCGGCGGCATGCTGCGCGGGGAGCTGCACGCCCCGGCCGTGGGTGAGGTGATGCCCTGGCAAAACTGGGAGTAA
- a CDS encoding T9SS type A sorting domain-containing protein: MKQTVLALLLFGVGVAQAQAQVPASYLPPVPSRQAGLPAAKLSGQVLGTALTDPNVNHMEYTWDGAKGTWALPPAKIQVERDAKDRITRITNIDSLTGAPRVRNIYTHDFEGVPGQVEVISQWVEDGQWMNYSRHQITPNPKATGGFYYAHSESSEYWKNGAWEPWFKIASTLDEHSNPVAVDVTLWENGTIIKLENWSVQYTYDASNRVTEMVSKCLLGKEKALYQEEKIRYTYTGAATSYTDRTAYNTYHSSGVVTSETTYQAHQEMDAQGRPVLAEVRDWDKATQSWIVRNRTVHSYSTGTTTREHQERKDGSLVDVIRFVTKTDDKGDVAERMVYTPAGTGWKLVNGSYRYVRRYNAQNQLVQEVTQTNTEQAPEVFTNATMNTYMLGTALAAAPPKKLNATIALYPNPTGANASLQLTGLRGTEPVQVEVFNSVGQLMQRHRIAPAGGVGTCLLPVQQLRSGVYTVRLSTSAGTSMQRLVRQ; encoded by the coding sequence ATGAAACAAACAGTACTCGCTTTATTGCTTTTCGGCGTGGGCGTCGCTCAAGCGCAGGCCCAGGTTCCCGCATCCTATTTGCCGCCGGTGCCTTCACGACAGGCAGGCCTGCCCGCGGCTAAACTTAGTGGCCAGGTTCTAGGCACTGCTCTTACGGACCCGAACGTCAACCACATGGAGTATACCTGGGATGGAGCCAAGGGTACCTGGGCGTTGCCGCCGGCCAAAATACAGGTGGAGCGGGATGCCAAAGACCGGATTACCCGCATCACCAATATCGACTCCCTGACCGGGGCACCCAGAGTGCGTAATATCTATACCCATGATTTCGAAGGCGTTCCAGGTCAGGTTGAAGTAATTAGCCAGTGGGTGGAAGATGGTCAGTGGATGAACTATTCGCGGCATCAGATTACCCCCAACCCGAAGGCCACAGGCGGTTTTTATTACGCTCACAGTGAGTCCAGTGAGTACTGGAAAAACGGCGCCTGGGAGCCTTGGTTTAAAATAGCGTCTACCCTGGATGAGCATAGCAACCCGGTAGCCGTTGACGTCACTCTCTGGGAAAACGGTACCATCATAAAGCTGGAGAACTGGAGCGTACAGTACACTTACGATGCCAGCAACCGCGTAACGGAGATGGTGAGCAAATGCTTGCTTGGAAAGGAGAAAGCCCTGTACCAGGAGGAGAAAATACGCTATACCTATACCGGCGCCGCTACTTCCTACACGGATAGAACCGCGTACAACACCTACCACAGCAGTGGGGTGGTCACGTCTGAAACCACTTATCAGGCCCACCAAGAAATGGATGCGCAAGGCCGGCCGGTGCTGGCTGAGGTACGGGACTGGGACAAGGCCACGCAAAGCTGGATTGTCCGCAACCGTACCGTACACTCCTACAGCACTGGCACCACTACCCGTGAACATCAGGAAAGGAAAGATGGCAGCCTGGTGGATGTAATCCGGTTTGTTACGAAAACCGACGACAAAGGCGATGTAGCTGAGAGGATGGTTTATACCCCGGCAGGTACTGGCTGGAAGCTGGTTAATGGTTCCTACCGCTACGTGCGGCGCTACAACGCCCAGAACCAGCTGGTGCAGGAGGTAACGCAAACCAATACCGAGCAAGCTCCCGAAGTATTCACGAATGCTACGATGAATACCTACATGCTAGGTACCGCCTTGGCGGCGGCCCCGCCGAAAAAGCTGAATGCTACCATCGCCCTATACCCTAATCCAACGGGTGCCAACGCCTCGCTACAGCTTACCGGATTGCGCGGAACCGAACCGGTACAGGTGGAGGTGTTCAACAGTGTAGGGCAACTGATGCAGCGCCACCGGATAGCGCCTGCTGGTGGAGTTGGCACCTGTCTGTTGCCGGTGCAGCAGCTGCGCAGCGGCGTGTACACCGTGCGGCTGAGTACCAGCGCTGGCACCAGCATGCAGCGCCTGGTACGACAATAA